Within the Oculatellaceae cyanobacterium genome, the region CTCGGCTTGAATCAACACTTATAAGTAGAGTAATCTGAGTCATTGATAATTGATAATTGATCATTGTTAATTGATAAGCTATGTCTGCAACTGAACCATTAACTTCCAATCCTCAAGCTGCGATCGCCAATTCTCAACCTCCACTTGCAGGAAAAACTATTTTGGTTACCCGATCAGCAGGACAATCAAACCAATTTAGCGATCGCCTGAAGCGAGAAGGCGCTACAGTGATTGAAATGCCTACTTTAGAAATTGGTCATCCTTCTAGCTGGGAAGCATTGGATAGTGCGATCGCTAACCTCAACAGTTTCGACTGGCTAATTCTCACTTCCGCCAATGGCGTAGAGTATTTCTTTGAAAGACTAGGGGCGCAAGGTATATATACTTATGCCTTAGCTAATCTTAAAATTGCCGTAGTTGGTAGGAAAACAGCCGCGTATCTCAAACAGCATGGCTTACAAGCTGATTTTATTCCGCCAGATTTTATAGCAGATTCCTTAGTAGAACACTTTCCAGAACAATTAGCAGGTAAAAAAGTTTTGTTTCCGAGAGTGGAAACAGGCGGGAGAGAAGTTTTAGTTAAAGAATTAACCGCTAAAGGTGCAGAAGTGATCGAAGTAGCAGCTTATGAGTCTCGATGTCCGCAGGAAATCGCACATGACGCTTTAGATGCACTTCAGCGCCAGCAAGTAGATATAATTACCTTTGCTAGTTCCAAAACAGTCAAGAATTTTTATCAGTTAGTAGAAGCTGCTGGCGGTGTCTCCTTAAAGCCTGTGGCGATCGCTTCAATCGGTCCTCAAACCTCAGAAACTTGCCATGAGTTACTAGGCAAGGTAGACGTAGAATCACGCGAATATACATTAGAGGGATTAACCCAAGCCATCATCCAATGGGCGCAACCCTTAAATAGAGTTTAATTATTTTGAGATAAATAGATTGGCATAATTAAACCTAGAATTAAAATCAGTCACAGTTGACAGTTAACAATTGACTGATTATTGTTAATTGTTAATTGTTAATTGTTAATTGTTGTTGAAACGTATAATTGGACTTACTGGCGGAATTGGCACTGGCAAGAGTACAGTTTCTAATTATCTTACCGAGCGCCATTTGCCAGTTTTTGATGCAGACATTTACGCCAGAGTTGCTGTACAACCAGGTTCAGCAATACTGAGTCAGATTGCTGCACGATATGGCGGTAGTATTTTACTACCGGATGGAAGTTTAAATCGGCAACGTTTGGGCGAGATTGTATTTAATAACCCAGATGAGCGTAGCTGGTTAGAGCAGCAAATTCATCCTTATGTGCGTCAGCGTTTAGAAAATGATTTGAACTCGATATCTCAACCAGATGCGACAGTAGTAATGGTAATACCGTTATTGTTTGAAGCTAGAATGACTGATTTAGTTAACGAGATTTGGGTGGTGTATTGTTCACCTACACAACAACTAGAAAGATTGATAGAACGCGATCGCTTAAATTTAGCACAAGCGGAAGCGAGAATTAACAGCCAAATGCCCTTACAAGAAAAATGCGATCGCGCCGATGTAGTTTTGTATAATACATCTACACTACCAGCTTTGCTCAAACAAGTAGATTTAGCTTTAAAATTGCCTGCATCCAAAAGTTAAACAAAGGCGAAACCAAAGCTACCAGTTATAGAAACGGAAAGCCTTTGTTTTCTACAAAAAACAAGCTGGTGACGGGATTTGAACCTGCGACCGGCTGATTACAAATCAGCTGCTCTACCACTGAGCTACACCAGCACGATTAATCATTATAGCGAAGTTTAACGAATTTGCAATAGACAAACAGATTTTTATTTAAATTAATCACACTGATGCCGTTATTGCTATCAATCGTTTGTCTATTATGCCATGCTTGGCTGGTTCTACTAAATATTTTTGCAACCTGTACAAAAATCCTGTGATCTGCGCTATTATTTATGGCGATACAAATAGCGGTATTCCGACCGAATAACCGGAGTATAAGGAGAGCGTTTGATGCGTCTGTGGCAAAAAATTACTCAAGTAGTAGCACCCGCTCAGTTGAGAGCAAGGCTGTTCAGTTTGCTAAAGCCAAGTTCCCTTAAGGGGTTTATGTCCTTGTTTTTAGTGGGGGTGAGTTTGAGTGTGGCGATCGCATCTTGCTCCCCAAATAACTCCAACACCGCTAATACCTCTGGTGGTAATTCCAGCCCTGGTGCGAAAACAGGAGATCTTCAGTTAACCCTCGTCTCCTACGCCGTTACCCGTGCTGCATACGAAAAAATCATTCCTGAGTTTACAGCGAAGTGGAAACAGGAACACAACCAAAATGTTACCTTCAATCAAAGCTACGGTGGATCTGGTTCCCAAGCTCGTGCAGTAGTTGATGGCTTGGAGGCAGATGTTGTCGCCTTAGCATTAGCACTTGATACCAATAGAATTGAGAAGGCTGGTTTGATTCAACCTGGCTGGGAAAAAGAAGCACCTAATGGTTCAATTTTGACCAAATCTGTCGCTGCTTTAGTCACCCGTGAGGGCAATCCCAAAGGAATTAAAACCTGGGAAGACTTAGCAAAAGATGGTGTAAAAGTGATTACCGCTAACCCCAAAACTTCTGGTGGTGCGCGTTGGAATTTCTTAGGTATATGGGGCGCAGTCACACGAACCGGAGGTGACGATGCCAAAGCTCAGGAATTTACAACTAAAGTCTTTAAGAATGTCCCTGTGCTACCTAAAGACGCTCGTGAAGCCAGCGATGTCTTTTTCAAACAAGGTCAGGGAGATGTCTTAATTAACTATGAAAATGAAGTAATTTTAGCTGCACAGAACGGTCAGAAACTTCCTTACGTTGTACCTGATGTTAACATCTCCATCGACAATCCCATCGCAGTTGTAGATAAAAATGTTGAGAAACACGGCACTAAAGAAGTTGCAGAAGCATTTGTTAAGTTTCTCTACACGCCTGAAGCGCAACGAGAATTTGCCAAAGTAGGCTTCCGACCTGTAGATCCGACAGTT harbors:
- a CDS encoding uroporphyrinogen-III synthase, with translation MSATEPLTSNPQAAIANSQPPLAGKTILVTRSAGQSNQFSDRLKREGATVIEMPTLEIGHPSSWEALDSAIANLNSFDWLILTSANGVEYFFERLGAQGIYTYALANLKIAVVGRKTAAYLKQHGLQADFIPPDFIADSLVEHFPEQLAGKKVLFPRVETGGREVLVKELTAKGAEVIEVAAYESRCPQEIAHDALDALQRQQVDIITFASSKTVKNFYQLVEAAGGVSLKPVAIASIGPQTSETCHELLGKVDVESREYTLEGLTQAIIQWAQPLNRV
- the coaE gene encoding dephospho-CoA kinase (Dephospho-CoA kinase (CoaE) performs the final step in coenzyme A biosynthesis.), whose amino-acid sequence is MKRIIGLTGGIGTGKSTVSNYLTERHLPVFDADIYARVAVQPGSAILSQIAARYGGSILLPDGSLNRQRLGEIVFNNPDERSWLEQQIHPYVRQRLENDLNSISQPDATVVMVIPLLFEARMTDLVNEIWVVYCSPTQQLERLIERDRLNLAQAEARINSQMPLQEKCDRADVVLYNTSTLPALLKQVDLALKLPASKS
- a CDS encoding sulfate ABC transporter substrate-binding protein, with translation MRLWQKITQVVAPAQLRARLFSLLKPSSLKGFMSLFLVGVSLSVAIASCSPNNSNTANTSGGNSSPGAKTGDLQLTLVSYAVTRAAYEKIIPEFTAKWKQEHNQNVTFNQSYGGSGSQARAVVDGLEADVVALALALDTNRIEKAGLIQPGWEKEAPNGSILTKSVAALVTREGNPKGIKTWEDLAKDGVKVITANPKTSGGARWNFLGIWGAVTRTGGDDAKAQEFTTKVFKNVPVLPKDAREASDVFFKQGQGDVLINYENEVILAAQNGQKLPYVVPDVNISIDNPIAVVDKNVEKHGTKEVAEAFVKFLYTPEAQREFAKVGFRPVDPTVAEEVAKQYTPIKTLFTAQDLGGWDEIQQKFFDDGAIFDKIQAAG